A section of the Ruania halotolerans genome encodes:
- a CDS encoding MFS transporter, translating to MLQNDVAPAGRSRADARQWAGLGLLALPTLLLGLDVTVLYLVLPSMAAALEPTATQTLWIMDAYGFLIAGFLITMGTLGDRMGRRRLLLIGMTAFALVSLFAAFAPTAELLIVARALLGIAGATLMPSTLSLISNMFPDVRQRAVAIGVWATMFALGMAAGPVVGGALVERFWWGAAFLIAIPIALVVLIGARRLLPEYADAQAGRIDLASVALSLLTILPAIYAVKHAAASGVDVLMATLLLAAVIAGVAFVRRQGRLASPLLDVTLFAHRALASALTVLLLGLVGVGGTMYLVTQYLQLVEGLTPFVAGLWMGPPALAMLAAAVGAPLIARRVRPGQVMAFTLAVSVLGYLLLASASPGEAGRVVAGFALIYLGLGAIAALGTDMVVGVAPASKSGSAAAMSETVQELGVAVGIALLGSLTTAVYSSRMEPLAAAAPEVAERVSGSLAGALSVADRVPADVVVEAQEAFTVGVNAASAVAGATIVVATVLCLTVLRHVRPLGQDDEAAATQH from the coding sequence ATGTTGCAGAACGATGTCGCCCCAGCGGGCCGGTCACGCGCAGACGCGCGGCAATGGGCCGGGCTGGGCTTGTTGGCCTTGCCCACGCTGCTGCTGGGTCTGGACGTCACCGTGCTCTACCTGGTGCTGCCCAGCATGGCCGCGGCACTGGAACCCACCGCCACGCAGACCCTGTGGATCATGGATGCCTACGGCTTCCTCATCGCGGGCTTCCTCATCACGATGGGCACGCTGGGCGATCGGATGGGGCGCCGCCGGCTGCTCCTGATCGGGATGACGGCCTTCGCGCTCGTCTCGTTGTTCGCGGCGTTCGCACCCACAGCCGAGCTGCTGATTGTAGCCCGGGCGCTGTTGGGGATCGCCGGCGCGACGCTGATGCCTTCCACGTTGTCGCTGATCTCGAATATGTTCCCCGACGTACGCCAGCGTGCGGTCGCGATCGGGGTGTGGGCCACGATGTTCGCGCTCGGAATGGCGGCAGGCCCAGTGGTGGGCGGTGCCTTGGTGGAGAGGTTCTGGTGGGGCGCGGCCTTCCTGATCGCTATCCCCATCGCCCTCGTCGTTCTGATCGGTGCCCGGCGGCTGCTGCCCGAGTACGCCGACGCTCAGGCCGGCCGGATCGACCTGGCCAGCGTCGCCCTGTCGTTGCTGACGATTCTGCCCGCCATCTACGCCGTCAAACACGCTGCGGCCAGCGGTGTGGACGTGCTCATGGCAACGCTGCTCCTCGCAGCCGTTATCGCGGGCGTGGCCTTCGTTCGCAGGCAAGGACGCTTGGCCTCCCCGCTCCTGGACGTCACGCTCTTTGCCCATCGCGCCCTGGCCAGCGCCCTGACTGTCCTGCTGCTGGGGCTCGTGGGGGTCGGTGGAACCATGTACCTGGTCACCCAGTACCTCCAGCTCGTCGAAGGTCTCACGCCCTTTGTCGCGGGCCTGTGGATGGGCCCTCCCGCCTTGGCAATGCTGGCGGCCGCCGTCGGCGCCCCGTTGATCGCCCGCCGGGTGCGCCCGGGCCAGGTGATGGCGTTCACGCTCGCGGTGTCGGTGCTCGGATACCTCCTGCTCGCGAGCGCCAGCCCCGGTGAGGCTGGTCGTGTCGTTGCTGGCTTCGCCCTCATCTACCTCGGCCTCGGTGCCATCGCGGCGTTGGGTACCGACATGGTGGTGGGGGTCGCTCCGGCGTCGAAGTCGGGTTCGGCTGCGGCGATGTCGGAGACCGTCCAAGAGCTGGGCGTGGCCGTGGGTATCGCCTTGCTCGGCAGCCTCACCACGGCTGTCTACAGTTCCCGCATGGAGCCGCTGGCAGCTGCGGCGCCCGAGGTTGCTGAGCGGGTGAGCGGCAGTCTCGCCGGGGCGCTCTCCGTTGCGGACCGGGTGCCGGCTGACGTGGTGGTGGAGGCACAGGAGGCGTTCACGGTCGGCGTGAACGCCGCCTCCGCAGTGGCTGGGGCAACAATCGTTGTCGCGACGGTGCTGTGCCTGACGGTGTTACGGCATGTGCGCCCGCTCGGGCAGGACGATGAGGCGGCTGCCACCCAGCACTGA
- a CDS encoding RNA polymerase sigma factor has protein sequence MTPFESVVAEHGATVLRVCRAVAGPDHADDAWSETFLAAMTAYPDLPADANVQAWLVTIARRKAIDTHRTRARSRTHPTDRLPERPTREGQPGGWERDLWEALGDLPPTQQAAVVYHHIAGLPYTEVAALLESNPAAARRAASDGIARLRRTYAKEMAR, from the coding sequence GTGACACCTTTCGAGAGCGTCGTTGCCGAGCACGGAGCCACCGTGCTCCGCGTATGCCGTGCCGTGGCGGGGCCTGACCATGCGGACGACGCGTGGTCGGAGACCTTCCTCGCCGCCATGACCGCCTATCCGGACCTGCCTGCTGACGCGAATGTGCAGGCCTGGTTGGTGACCATCGCCAGACGTAAAGCAATCGACACCCACCGCACCCGAGCACGCTCCCGCACCCACCCCACCGACCGGCTCCCCGAACGTCCCACACGTGAGGGTCAGCCCGGTGGGTGGGAGCGAGATCTGTGGGAAGCCCTCGGTGACCTGCCTCCGACGCAGCAGGCCGCCGTCGTCTATCACCACATCGCCGGTCTGCCGTATACGGAGGTCGCCGCGCTGCTCGAGAGCAACCCGGCGGCCGCCCGGCGTGCGGCCTCTGATGGGATCGCACGACTGCGCCGGACCTATGCCAAGGAGATGGCCCGATGA
- a CDS encoding TetR/AcrR family transcriptional regulator has translation MHDDEGHSTDGRRARGHKRRAEIIEATLAVVMRDGAAGLTHRAVAEQAGITTSLSTYYFASMDELLVAALSSVADTYTARVRQIIDEPGDKLRGLAELLVESAGPGRERALAERELCTLAARRPALAPVARRWREDVSVLAASLTDDPQAIAALAAASDGLCAAILIDSIPADVDYVHRVLAHTLGQSLGRPAPGH, from the coding sequence ATGCACGATGACGAGGGCCACAGCACCGACGGCCGCCGCGCCAGAGGTCATAAGCGCCGCGCCGAGATCATCGAGGCCACGCTCGCGGTCGTCATGCGAGACGGTGCCGCCGGCCTCACCCACCGCGCCGTGGCCGAACAAGCCGGCATCACCACGTCCCTGAGTACCTACTACTTCGCCAGCATGGACGAACTCCTCGTCGCGGCACTGAGTAGCGTGGCCGATACATACACCGCACGGGTGCGTCAGATCATCGATGAACCCGGTGACAAGTTGCGCGGACTGGCTGAGCTCCTGGTGGAATCCGCCGGCCCCGGACGTGAACGGGCCCTTGCCGAACGCGAGTTGTGCACGCTCGCAGCCCGTCGGCCAGCGCTGGCACCGGTGGCCCGCCGATGGCGGGAGGACGTCTCCGTGCTTGCCGCAAGCCTCACGGATGATCCCCAGGCCATCGCCGCGCTCGCCGCGGCCTCCGATGGTCTGTGCGCCGCGATCCTGATCGACAGCATCCCCGCCGATGTCGACTATGTTCACCGGGTCCTCGCGCACACACTCGGCCAGTCGCTCGGCAGACCAGCACCCGGTCACTGA
- a CDS encoding sulfite exporter TauE/SafE family protein: MPEMSLVAWALLAVSAVLVGISKTALPGANTISIAIFAALLPARESTGALLLLLIVADAFAIWAYRKHADWAVLRRLVPTVLAGLLLGVVFLALADDAEVRRVIGVILLLVIGITLWRRRAAGPRGGAPVTEPAPPTRGARRTQSAIYGTLGGFTTMVANAAGPVMSMYFLVSRFSMRTFLGTAAWFFAVVNLVKLPFSVGLGLITGPILVMDLALVPAVVVGAFTGRWLVSRMNQVLFERLVIVLTIAGAGYLLL; this comes from the coding sequence ATGCCCGAGATGAGCCTGGTTGCCTGGGCGCTGCTCGCCGTCTCCGCCGTTCTGGTCGGCATCTCCAAGACCGCCCTGCCTGGCGCGAACACCATCTCCATCGCGATCTTCGCCGCGCTCCTTCCTGCGCGTGAATCCACCGGCGCCCTGCTTCTGCTGCTGATCGTGGCCGACGCCTTCGCGATCTGGGCCTACCGTAAGCACGCCGACTGGGCGGTGCTGCGGCGCCTGGTGCCCACCGTCCTCGCCGGGCTCCTCCTCGGAGTGGTCTTCCTCGCCCTGGCCGATGACGCCGAAGTGCGCCGGGTGATCGGCGTGATCCTCCTCCTGGTTATCGGCATCACCCTGTGGCGCCGCCGGGCGGCCGGTCCTCGCGGCGGCGCGCCGGTCACCGAACCTGCGCCGCCGACCCGTGGTGCCCGGCGCACCCAATCCGCCATCTACGGCACACTCGGCGGATTCACCACGATGGTGGCCAACGCGGCCGGACCGGTGATGTCGATGTACTTCCTCGTCTCACGGTTCTCCATGAGGACGTTCCTGGGCACGGCGGCATGGTTCTTCGCCGTCGTGAACCTGGTCAAACTGCCGTTCTCCGTGGGGCTGGGGCTGATCACCGGGCCGATCCTGGTGATGGATCTCGCCCTCGTGCCCGCCGTCGTCGTCGGCGCGTTCACCGGACGGTGGCTGGTCTCCCGGATGAATCAGGTGCTCTTCGAGCGATTGGTCATCGTGCTCACGATTGCCGGGGCCGGGTACCTCCTCCTCTGA
- a CDS encoding MerR family transcriptional regulator, translating into MTEFDEWSMHEITRTTGTTSRTLRHYDQIGLLPPSRIGANGYRYYDTDALVRLQRILLLRELGLGLAAVRDVLDGDRSETDALRLHLELLELERSQLDRRIASVRTTLTKREGGEQLMATEMFDGFDHTQYKDEVTERWGREAWKSSDAWWRSLSAAQKAQFQAEQQQIAADFIAAHENGLDPADEQVRAIAERHHRWLSSPVSPVTKGYYLGLADMYVADPRFGANYERDGGAQADDRSGAEYVREAMRAYAETAEFTP; encoded by the coding sequence ATGACGGAGTTCGACGAGTGGTCCATGCATGAGATCACCCGCACGACTGGCACGACGAGCCGCACCCTGCGTCACTACGACCAGATCGGCCTGCTCCCCCCGTCCCGGATCGGTGCCAACGGGTACCGGTACTACGACACCGACGCACTCGTGCGACTGCAGCGAATTCTGCTGCTGCGCGAACTCGGGCTCGGGCTGGCCGCCGTCAGGGACGTCCTTGACGGTGACCGGAGCGAGACCGATGCCCTCCGCCTCCATCTGGAGCTGCTCGAACTCGAGCGCAGCCAGTTGGACCGCCGGATCGCGTCGGTGCGTACCACTTTGACGAAGAGAGAAGGAGGTGAACAACTCATGGCAACCGAGATGTTCGACGGTTTCGATCACACGCAGTACAAGGACGAGGTGACCGAGCGGTGGGGACGCGAGGCCTGGAAGTCGAGTGACGCCTGGTGGCGCTCGCTCTCCGCAGCACAGAAGGCGCAGTTCCAGGCGGAGCAGCAGCAGATCGCTGCGGATTTCATCGCCGCCCATGAGAACGGGCTGGACCCTGCAGATGAGCAGGTCCGGGCGATCGCGGAGCGGCACCACCGCTGGCTGAGCAGCCCGGTCTCGCCGGTCACCAAGGGCTACTACCTGGGGCTGGCGGATATGTATGTGGCCGACCCGCGGTTCGGAGCGAACTACGAGCGTGACGGCGGCGCTCAGGCGGATGACCGCAGCGGCGCCGAGTACGTGCGTGAGGCCATGCGCGCGTACGCCGAGACGGCCGAGTTCACGCCGTAG
- a CDS encoding glycoside hydrolase family 43 protein: MPCLADIQIRDPFVLTAPDGEYYLYGSTDPNIWSGPGIGFDTYRSTDLEHWEGPIPAFRPPPGFVGTTEFWAPEVYAYRGRYAMFATVNGPDVLRGTHAFIADTPAGPFLPHSDGALTPPAWQCLDGTLHVDADGDPWMVFCHEWQQVHDGGMHAVRLTQDLRAAVGRPQFLFNASEAPWAHDVRASMVAEKAATYRFACYVTDGPFLHRTPEGTLLMLWSTMGATGYTMGLARSSSGHVRGPWEQLAEPLWDRDGGHGMVVRTHDERLLVTWHEPNSTPDERAVLREIVDDSGRLRLA, from the coding sequence ATGCCATGCCTTGCCGACATTCAGATCCGCGACCCCTTCGTCCTCACCGCCCCTGACGGCGAGTACTACCTGTACGGCAGCACAGACCCGAACATCTGGTCCGGTCCGGGCATCGGGTTCGACACCTATCGCTCGACGGATCTCGAACACTGGGAGGGCCCGATCCCGGCATTCCGGCCACCGCCGGGGTTCGTGGGCACCACCGAGTTCTGGGCGCCCGAGGTGTACGCCTACCGCGGCCGCTACGCGATGTTCGCCACCGTGAACGGCCCGGATGTGCTGCGCGGTACGCACGCGTTCATCGCCGATACGCCCGCCGGCCCGTTCCTGCCGCACAGTGACGGGGCGTTGACGCCACCGGCATGGCAGTGCCTGGACGGCACGTTGCACGTGGACGCCGACGGCGATCCGTGGATGGTCTTCTGCCACGAGTGGCAGCAGGTGCACGACGGCGGGATGCATGCGGTGCGGCTGACGCAGGACCTGCGTGCCGCCGTTGGCCGCCCACAGTTCCTCTTCAACGCGTCCGAAGCCCCGTGGGCACATGACGTGCGAGCCAGCATGGTGGCGGAGAAGGCGGCCACGTACCGGTTCGCGTGCTACGTCACCGACGGCCCTTTTCTGCACCGCACGCCGGAGGGGACTCTGCTGATGCTGTGGTCCACGATGGGCGCGACGGGGTACACGATGGGACTGGCCCGCTCGAGCAGTGGACACGTCAGAGGACCGTGGGAGCAGCTCGCAGAGCCGTTGTGGGACCGCGACGGCGGGCACGGGATGGTGGTGCGTACCCACGACGAGCGGCTCCTGGTCACCTGGCACGAACCGAACAGCACCCCGGATGAGCGCGCTGTGCTCCGCGAGATCGTCGACGACTCCGGCCGGCTGCGGCTGGCCTGA